Proteins encoded in a region of the Anopheles aquasalis chromosome 2, idAnoAquaMG_Q_19, whole genome shotgun sequence genome:
- the LOC126569868 gene encoding apyrase, protein MKNGSTYGNSSALSSSSSSSSLYASLGSAGSKEPKGPTIIDTGMYLRDWRKALRSPPSYRIGNRTIRLQVHFTWVLATLSAFLLLVLYISSSPSYLREAAPSASSSLLKNTVIVYNHTYPLTSPIVSSGIYSFRVGIIADLDTNSALSKNQWGSFYLKGYLSYIPSKRSITISWDEGSPKPLKSGYALKGRGMELSELVVFNGKLLTFDDRTGLVYEVDGDRVLPWVLLMDGDGRTSKGFKAEWATVKDQVLYVGSMGKEWTTAAGDFETSDPMYVKAVTVHGEVYHLNWVNNYKAIRKAIGIEWPGYMIHESGAWSDVHRRWFFLPRRCSRERYNETRDEHMGCNFLISCDETFQSIRAIELPRNGIPATHGFSSFKFLPSTNDEIIVALSTEELNGKTSTFISAFTVEGQQLMAETRINTEYKYEGLEFI, encoded by the exons ATGAAAAACGGCAGCACCTACGGTAACTCGTCGGccttgtcctcgtcctcgtcgtcgtcctcgctgtACGCCAGTTTGGGATCGGCTGGTTCGAAGGAACCGAAAGGGCCGACGATCATCGACACCGGAATGTATCTGCGGGATTGGCGCAAGGCGCTCCGATCGCCACCATCGTACAGGATAGGGAATCGCACGATCCGGTTACAGGTTCACTTTACCTGGGTACTGGCGACGCTTTCCGcattcctgctgctcgtcctgTACATCTCCTCGAGTCCCTCGTATCTGCGCGAGGCAGCACCGTCAGCGTCCAGCAGCTTGCTCAAGAACACGGTCATCGTGTACAACCACACGTATCCGCTGACCAGCCCGATCGTGAGCAGCGGTATCTACTCCTTTCGAGTAGGCATCATCGCGGATCTGGACACCAACTCGGCCCTGTCCAAGAACCAGTGGGGCAGCTTCTATCTCAAGGGCTACCTGAGCTACATTCcctcgaagcgatcgatcaCCATATCGTGGGATGAAGGCAGTCCCAAGCCCCTGAAATCGGGCTACGCGCTCAAAGGCCGTGGCATGGAGCTGTCGGAGCTGGTGGTGTTCAACGGCAAGCTTTTAACGTTTGACGATCGCACCGGACTGGTGTACGAGGTGGATGGTGACCGGGTGCTACCTTGGGTGCTGCTAATGGACGGAGATGGAAGGACCTCGAAGGGGTTCAAGGCTGAGTGGGCCACTGTCAAGGATCAGGTACTGTACGTGGGATCAATGGGCAAAGAGTGGACGACGGCTGCTGGTGATTTTGAAACCAGCGATCCGATGTACGTTAAGGCGGTCACGGTACATGGAGAG GTGTACCATCTAAATTGGGTTAACAACTACAAAGCCATTCGAAAGGCGATTGGAATCGAGTGGCCAGGTTACATGATCCACGAGTCCGGTGCCTGGTCGGACGTGCACAGAAGGTGGTTCTTCCTGCCCCGGCGATGTTCCCGGGAACGGTACAACGAAACGCGGGACGAACATATGGGCTGCAACTTCCTCATCTCGTGCGACGAGACGTTCCAGAGCATTCGCGCCATCGAACTACCGCGGAACGGTATCCCGGCAACGCACGGGTTCTCGAGCTTCAAGTTTCTGCCCTCCACCAACGACGAGATTATCGTAGCGCTATCAACCGAAGAGCTCAATGGGAAAACGTCTACCTTTATCAGCGCATTCACGGTCGAAGGCCAGCAACTGATGGCGGAAACGCGCATCAACACGGAGTACAAGTATGAGGGGCTCGAGTTCATCTAG
- the LOC126569871 gene encoding uncharacterized protein LOC126569871, whose protein sequence is MKLQIVALVVCVAFVVGSEVDPAAPELPTDLLQPDQAEVDIAQPDLKPLEEAPQDAPDAEQEGPAPDQPDQEADQEEDDSVDSAESDESEDDKEVIELLEKLQDRQEELDNLNRYLLGRLAPIHASVLDNRIRPIRLPYRIAPWNRRRPRRYLPRLG, encoded by the coding sequence ATGAAGCTCCAGATTGTTGCTTTGGTCGTTTGCGTTGCTTTCGTCGTGGGAAGTGAAGTTGATCCCGCTGCACCGGAATTGCCGACCGACCTTCTTCAACCCGACCAAGCAGAGGTGGATATCGCCCAACCAGATCTAAAACCATTGGAAGAAGCTCCCCAAGATGCCCCAGATGCTGAGCAGGAGGGCCCCGCACCGGACCAACCTGACCAAGAAGCCGACCAGGAGGAAGATGATTCGGTGGACTCTGCAGAGTCGGACGAAAGTGAAGACGACAAAGAAGTGATTGAACTGCTGGAGAAGCTGCAGGATCGCCAGGAGGAGTTGGACAACCTTAACCGCTATCTGCTGGGACGCCTCGCACCGATCCATGCCTCTGTACTCGATAATCGCATACGTCCGATTCGCCTTCCGTACCGGATTGCTCCATGGAACCGCCGTCGTCCGCGTCGGTATCTTCCCAGACTGGgttaa